In the Arachis ipaensis cultivar K30076 chromosome B04, Araip1.1, whole genome shotgun sequence genome, GAAAGCGGGTGTGTATCACTGCTCCACTCAAAAGAAATAGTTAGGAATAATAAAGTGTAAATCTTGCACCTGAGATgaacattgaaaaagaaaaacaaattagcATACAGTGAAAAACTTGAAGGAATGAACAACTGatctattataaaaaattatcaattatATTACCTAGCTTGTTCTAGGGAATGAACTGGCGTCTCTATCCCCACTTTACCCAAACCTAGAAGCATTCAATTTATTTTACATTAACATAGTGTTGGATTAACAACTAAATAAACAATGATATTGATGGAATCATCAAAGAAACAACACCTTTAAGAAGATAGATAATGAGATATATGGAAAGATACATATATGAATCGTTCATGTAACAGATGAATTTGAGAAACATAAGACATAGCATACTAAGATATCTAGGACCTAATAGGTAAACTATAAATTTAACCATGACAACCAATCCTTTAATTTCATTGTTATAAATTATCTTTGCAATTAAAGAGGCAAATTCGGCCTGTGCATCTGTTTTTCACCAACTTGAAAAAGGGAGATATCCATACAAGTTCTCAGTGAGCATGAAACAATAATCACATGTATCCTAGGAATTACATCAAATAAATAAGTAAGTTTTGACTTTAATGGAGtgactttgttactttgatttctaactgaataaattaaatttttggcaaaaaaaagagaaagaatgcAATATAAAAGAAACCTTAATTTAAAACAAAGTATATTCATCTCCAAGGAAATTTTATTTCTATCATTGTGGTTCATACAGGACAGTTTCATCAATCAGTTAATATCTTATCTGATTCATATAAGAATTTATTGAGCTGACAACAAGCAAAACCTGTGTTTATAAAATGACCGGGTCATATCCCAATGACAGCCAAGAAATCAGATATCaaagtattaaaaaaaatagGACCTGATTGAACAGATGCGCTTACAGTGTAGTTCAAAAAAATATGCACTTTGGAATACTTTTCAATAGAATTGCTAAAATAAGAACACAGACAATAATTAACAACTGATAAATACTAAAAAAGAAACAAGTTAACTGCACGGCACCCAAATTTCTTAATTCAGCCAATAAACTTGAAAACTATCGCTTCTTACCTTCGAATCAAGGCTTCAAACCTTCACTATCGAAATTGAAGGTGATAGAATATAATCAAAATTGAACATTCTATGCGACATTTTCAGCTTCAAAACCATAGAATCAAAATTTCAAACATGTAATCTACATAAACCAGGCACGATAaaggaacaaaaaaaaaacaatcacATTTGGAATCAGAACAAATCACACACACCTGAACCCCAATTGAGTTTGAATCACAAACCAAAGATCCGAATGATTGGGATTTCTTCAATTATTGTCTATGTTCTCATTTTTTAGCATTTTATGGTGATTTTAAGCCTGATAATCTGCTTATTCGCTATGCTAGGTAAAATTAAGCTTCTCATTCATTACCATTAGTTGGGTCGCTTGCACCTTATTACTTGCAGAATGTCATTGTAAAGCTGGTTTCTCGTTCTTAATTAATGATTATGATGACATGACTAAGTACATAGTCTTGTTATTATATACTTCTATATCTAAGGAGGACTTTGGGTGTAGAATTGCCCTTTATCTCTGGCAAAGCATCAACTTATGTAGTATAAATAAAACAACAATCAACTCTTTTCCTACTAAGTGGGCGAGTTATACAAACAAATAAATGACATTTTATTAGAACTATGTATatagataaatatttttaatCTATATCTTTTTTATATGGATTCAGCAGTAGTTTTGTTTTAGTGTACCCGACGGAGTTCATGACTTTACATACTTTTCTTTTTACGCATGGCCAAACCACCTAAGATGTTTTTCCATTCTAATTTTATATTGTCTAGTGTAACAATTTTCCAGTGTTATATTCTGTTTTCTGGCAGCGTTGAAGTTATTGTTACTGCGATTTTCAGTCTCAAAAAGCCACAAGTCCTACAAATATATAGTAAAATTAAAACTACCACTTAGATAAAACAACCTTGTTATGTTTACCACTGAAGATCCAGACCATGATGTTTTTACCTTTTAGATATTGATTGAGATAAAACCGACATGCAAATGCAAGCAAATATGAGCTGAGAGAGTTTCTTGTTGTTTAGTGTTTATATTATGCATGTTCCAACTAAGTACTTTGTAAATGCTTTGCTTTTGTAGACAGTGCTCATTTCTGGTTTTGCTACTTTTCAATAGAATTGCTAAAATGAGAACATAGACAATAATTAGCAACTGATAAATGCTAAAAAAGAAACAAGTTACCAGCACGGCACCCAAATTTCTTAATCCAGCCAATAAATTTGAAAACTATCTCTTCTTACCTTCAAATCAAGGCTTCAAACCTTCACTATCGAAATTGAAGGTGATAGAATATAATCAAAATTGAACATTCTATAGCGACATTTTCAGCTTCAAAACCATAGAATCAAAATCTCAAACATGTAATCTACATAAACCAGCACGACAAAGGAACAAAAAAAAACAATCACATTTGGAATCAGAACAAATCACACACACCTGAACCCCAATTGAGTTTGAATCACAAACCAAAGATCCAAATGACTGGGATTTCTTCAATCCCAACCCAGCCACGTGCATGTTCCGTTGTGTGGTCTGAGAGTTCAATCCCAAATGTGAAAAAGAGAGACACTTGGGTCAAGGGATGGTGAAAGACGTCATTTTGAACAAACCCCACAAATCAAAAACCGATTTTTTTAGCTGCTGAGCTCAAATCACAGTGTGATCTAGCGAAGTGGGTGAGCGAGAATATAAGGATTCTTTGTGGCGATGAGGTCGAAGAAGGAATGGAGAATGGTGTGCGAGGAAATGGAGAAAAACTTGCAATGAATGATGGAAACTACGAAGGAGGAACACTGGTTTTAACAGTGTGTGGCTTTGGTTTCGATGATTCCAatgaaaagggaagaaaacatcAGCGTCACGGTTTCAAGTTTCAACTAACTTGGAACAATAAAATCCTACCTTTGTTAGAACTCACCAAATCATGAAGCAGCTTCTGATTGCGCGAAGGAGGCTGACGGCGACACTCGAAGCAAGAAGACGACGAGCCCCAGGACCTGCTGCTTCTGCCGCCGGCGACGAAGAGCGCAACGAAGGCGCGCGACTATGTGCAAGACGATGACGAGACAGAGAGCAACGGCGACGCCACGGTGAGAAAGATGAGAGAGCCCGAGCTCCAGGGGGAGAGAGAGATACGAACAGGAGGGAGGAACTTGAGAAGATGAAGTGGGTTTCTGTCTTTCTGAAACCAGATTTCAgaaggaattttttatttttttttttgttttttagatatatttttgttttgttgtttaaattatttaaaaatataaaattaggataggatgaattctaaaattttaatgttggataattaatattttatatttatttacatttgaattaatattattttttaattaaaaatattgactCTCTTTCTTTAACGTATAAAATCTAGAAAATAAACTATAACAGTATAACCTTCGATTGCCTTTATATAAAGtccataataaaaataattaaataatttaacaaattTAACTAAAGTTTTATTAACTGTTTTTTAACTATGTACTTCACGTCAATATGTGAGTCTCCATTTAACAACATACCTCCCAAATACGTAGTTTGGAGTAGTTGATGACGTAGTAGGCCATGGCAAACTGTGTGTGGTTCTCAGGTGGATAAAGAGGTTCGATCTCACGAAGAATGCACCCTTGAGACTCCAATATCCTACGGTGCTCTTCTGGTACATCAGGTAGAACAGCGACCACCAATGGGTACGCACTCTTCACCTTCCTCAACCCTTTTGCCAAACCCACCACACCTTTCACGTAATCACCGTTCCCTGCCAGGAACGTCACGTACGCACAACTCGGAACACTCGCCTGTTTTGTGATCCCTGCCGCACCGGATTTCACACTGCCCTGAACTAGTTCTGGGGTAGCCATGTGTAACTAATTGAAGAGAACAATGAAACAGAAAGAGAGCACTGCACAACAATGTTTTGTTTTCAGGTTGATTGTCAACTCTTTCCTAGCATGTTCGGAAGAGGGAGGGTGTATATATAGAACAACGAAATGGGTTCTACGGTTATACCGTTGTTTATTCTGATGTTACAATAATCCTTTGCTAAATTAACAATTAGCATTTTTTCACCTGAATCACATGTAGCTGTTTATTACAATTTATTGAATCTAAGGTTTCAGTTTATTTGTTAAACAATTTGAAGAAATAAAATATTTCAACCACAAGGGTAGGGCGTGGTCCCTTAACAAAATTAAATGGTAGGAGGTTGGATCACCATTACCATCGAGTACGGTCATATCATGGTTCAAAACTTTACCTTAAAGTTTTATGCTAATGGTCATGATTTAAAATTGTAACCTAAAGTTTAATGAAATAAATATGACTATAGTTATATCCATGTTTATCATcttagccaaaaaaaaaaaattatgacttTAGCTTTGAAAACCGTGATCAATGACTACACTCGTATTATTTATTGTTAAAATGGGGACTTATTAGTTAGGTATTTgctacggtacgatgataaattcatacgtaccgatacgtttaaaatatggacaaataataacaaaccacgtggaatttatttttcacatcaacatttaatttttgtttttttaaatatattatatcaccacttttactaatacacccatttaattaaataaaaataaaaaaatattttttatttaattttataaaaagtcttaaatatccttcttttatttaattagacaaaaatatcattttaaattaacgaaattttagaattcaattaatcctaattttatagtttcaaataatttaaacaacaaaacaaaaacatattaaaaaaacaaaaaatcaaaatttcttcatcttctccaatttcTCTAATCATTCATGCCCTCtctaagcaaaacatatcaaaGAAACACAAAATCGATCGTTCTTCGTCTTCTCCAATTACCCCTGTGAAGCAAAGCAGTGAAAATTTCAAACCAAAACCCTAGGTTCTTTGCCGCCGCCGTCCCAAATCAAGTGGAGGGTTGGATTCTTCCGGAGGCACGCTAACGCTTCGATTCTTCCTTCTGGGGTTGGTGTAAGATTCAATATACCATCTTTGGTGAGAAACAAATTAGAACTACAATCATCAACGGAACATGGTTACATGACAAAAATAAAAGAACTCAAAATTCTTATAATAATGATTCTGTAGTTCATCCACCTCATTATTGATTAATGGATGGATGGATTCAAACATGTGAAAACcagaaaagcaaaataaaattggAACTCAAAACCAAACGAATGAAACGAACTCAATGGCACAGGTAGCAAGCAAATTAAGAGAGATTTCATATACAAAACAACCAAATTAAAGCATTCGTAGCTTAATATATATGATCTTACACCTATCTACAGCCAGATAGGGAGCCAAATCTTTCCTTGGATTTTAAGTGTTTGATTCTGACAGAAGATGAGTGTGGAAGTTGTGGAACTGGAAGTCTGGAACATTAAACTCATTGTGCATGTCTATGAAGAACTTATCAACAATGTCCAAATAAACAGAACTTATCAACAATCTCAACAACAATGATTGTATGCGGACAAAAGTTTAGACCAATTCTTTTCTCCAACTTCAGCGACGGCACTTCCATCAACCCCAGAAGGAAGAAACGAAGCGTTAGCGTCCCTCCGGAGGAACCCAACCCTCCACTTCATTTGGGATGGCAGCGGCGAAGTACCTAGGGTTTTGGTTTGAAATTTTCAATGCTTTGCTTCATAGGGTAATTGGAGAAGAAGAAcgattaattttttgtttttttgatatGTTTTGCTTAAAGGTAGCATGAATGATTAGAgaaattggagaagatgaagaaattttgatttttttatttttttaatatgtttttgttttgttgtttaaattatttgaaactataaaattaggattaattgaattctaaaattttgttaatttaaaaggatatttttgtctaatcaaataaaagaaagatgtttaagactttttataaaattaaataaaaaatatatttttatttttatttaattaaaggggtgtattagtaaaagtggtgatataatatatatttaaaaaaaattaaatgctgatgtgaaaaataaatttcacgTGGCTTGTTactatttgtctttatttttaacGTATCGATACATATGAATTTATTAATGTACCGTAGCAAATATCTTAATTAATTTGTACGAAAAATATTTTGAGTTATTGTGAGTCAAATTTGATCCACTTAATTAAATGAAAAATACAAGGTCAACTAATCCAATATTGATGAAGTTTGAATGAGACAGAGAAGAGTAATTTGAGATAATAAAATTCTGTATTTGCATGAATTGCTATTATTGTGTCTATCATGATTAAAGTTACAGCATTTATACTCTTGCACTAATAACGCATTGGGCAGAATTAATTACACATAAATGGATCAAGAATTTACAACAGAAAAGGGAGAGAAATAACCTAACTTAACTTGTGTGCTTCAGTTCCTAAGAAGTAATTAAATTCACCAAAATCcttgagaaaaaaaatattatttaattgagTGATAGTAAATAAATTATCAGTTATTATTCTATAGTATATAACTATAGaataattttcagttattaaAATATAAACATTACACAAGAATATATAAAATAAGCTGATTATCATGTTTAACAAATAAAGAATGATCTAACTTGActtttagaaaatcaaattaagcCAATGTGGTGGATAAGTTAAGCATTCTTGACCTTGGTGCTTGCTTAAGTCCATATAAAACTTATGTAATCGATAGACTTGAATATTAGCATCTTGTACAAGAGTCTAGCTAGTGGTTGTTTCATCAAAACAAGTTCTTGCAAGTCCCCATTTAAAAATACATTGTTGAAATCAAATTGGTGAATTTGCCAATAATTTTTCAATGCAATAGTAAGCACAATCCGAATTGTTGTGGATTTAATAACAGGGGAAAAAACCTGATCATAATCAATGCTCTTAATTTGATGATTGTCTTTGGCAATCAAGCGGGTTTTATATTTCAATATATCACTATCACTATAAAAAAATGATGAATATAGTTAGATTTATCAACGGAATGTATCTAACGGTATAAATGATGTCAAAAAAATTATTGACAAATTATTTTGTCCGATGGTAATTACTAGTAGATTTTGCATTGGAATTTGCAATAAATACGACAAAATAAGCGGTTCATTATTGTCGAATATTTTCAACGGTAATTTTTGGTGTATATTATGTTTTGTGGCGCCCATTTATTGTTGGATTTGCTTGCCGATAAATCTATAGGtaagcaaatttttttttttacaattaatgcacaattagtagtcaaatttaatttcttttttttacaaaattagtGTACAAATTCTAATACCAGAAATCAACTAATGATTTTAAATATCAAGGGTTTGAAGTGAAAGAAGTAAAATACAATGACATAcacataaaacaaataaaattcctaaactctACAGATCCCAATAATCGTCGTCATCATCTTCACCCTATTGAGGCGGCGGATTAGGTGGTGACGTCGGTGCCCCACCAGCAGCGACGCTGCCTCTAGCACACATCTGCTCGTTGTATACCGCCATCTGCTCTCAGCTCGCAAATATTCTAGCCGCTCCAGGTCCTCCTTTAGCTATAGCCCGAGGGAATCGGTGGCTCCCACGCATGTAAGAAGCTCGTTGTACCTCTCGTCAGACTGCTGAGCTTGTTGGTGAATCTCCTATGTGAGCTTCTGCACCTAATCCCTCAAATCGATGACTTCCTCGGGATCGGCAGGGCTGGTGGCAAAGGCAGAGGCAGACGCGCCCGCCAACGAGGAGGAGCGGAGGCCACTGGCGAAAAGACGAAGCCGCCAATGTGGAGGTGCGGAAGATGCTGGCGAAGAACGACCCCAACCTGTAGACACGATTCTTGTAGAGCTCAAAGGTGGAGTCACGCCAAACCCTATCAGGATCGACGGTTTAGGCAACAGACCTGGGGTTGTCCCCCTAGGCTGAGATTGCTGGGTCACGGTCTCCAATCTCTGCGTATAGTCCTCCTGTGTAACGCACATTGTGATTAGGATGACAGTTAATTGACTTTAAACCGGATACATTTCAAACATATAATTAATTGAAAACTTACATAATGAGCCACAGACTGCTCATCAGCAAATCTTTCTTGTGGTCTTCAATGTATGAGTATATTTGAAGGTCTCTGCCAATGTCGCCTCATGTTCCAATGACTTAGACTACACATATTGAAACcaagtaataaaataaatcaagtaacaacgaattcaagtaataattaacaAAGATTAGCAAAGTACATACCAAACTGCTCTTCGTTTTCATGAAAGTTGTCG is a window encoding:
- the LOC110271448 gene encoding galactinol synthase 1-like, with protein sequence MATPELVQGSVKSGAAGITKQASVPSCAYVTFLAGNGDYVKGVVGLAKGLRKVKSAYPLVVAVLPDVPEEHRRILESQGCILREIEPLYPPENHTQFAMAYYVINYSKLRIWEVCC